A segment of the Trifolium pratense cultivar HEN17-A07 linkage group LG7, ARS_RC_1.1, whole genome shotgun sequence genome:
GGTCACAATTGGTTCTTATTCTCAGACATCAAAAAATGGCACGTTGTCCTGCAAAAAAGCCAAATCCTCCTCGTCGCCGTGGCCAGGAGTTTGCCGTTGTTACTCCTAATCAGGTGGGTGGGTGTCTTTGGAAATATTTCATATTACAATTTCCTTTTATCATCTTCATGTTACAATCTTAAACCTTTTTTCCTTCCTTGTCGTAACCCTCAACAGGTTTTTGATGCCGATTTTTCGCGAAAATACAACGTATCATTTAAGCCGGTTTCTTATGACAACGATCCTAGCGAGTCTGATAGGCTAAAGAAATGTTCCGCTTTGGCCATAGCGAATTATAATATGCTAAAGGGTACAAACTACCAAGTTGTCAATGTTGAGATGGCTACTTATGATTTAGTTGCTGGAATCGTTTACCATATCACCTTTAAAGCCAGGAATGCTGAGAATGAGAATGAATGTAGCTCTTTTCAAGCCACTGTGTTTCATGACAAATATATAagagaggttatgtatatcaggaAGAAAGGGAGCCGTAATTggtaattctttttttttttttgttacaattttacaatctattttAATCCTATCTCTAGATTGTTTGTCTTTTTTCCAATATGTTTCTTTGCATATGAGATTATTGGATACATAGTAATGGTTTCAACCCCCTTACCATAGTAATGGAATGCGAGGAAGTTCGCACAATTATTCTTCGACCGattaatatgacaaaaaataacAGTCCAATCCTGTTTTAGATTGTGGTTTATTCTGTTCAGAAAGTTGCAGTTCCGATTAGCCATTTGTCTTTATAGATGGTCCAGACTTGAGACAATGTTAACATTATCCATCTCAACCacacaatttattcatttaacaATTCGACCCACATTTTCTTCAACATGTGCTCCACCTTCCACACCGGCCACTGAACAGTTTGGCAACAATATTCTAGTTGCCGGAATCTTCTATCGAGTTATAACACCCCATCCTTCTCTGTTTCAACTCTTGGCTTCTTCTCCATTCCACTCGTTGTTGATAGTATAATTGCGTGCTTCTGCTTGTGTTTCCTTGTCGGCGATGGGCTGCATCCTACTCAGCCATGGAATTTTCCCATGGCTTGATGCTTGGGCtgttaatatataattttttgttttagaagGAATACCATGTAGTTTACGGTTTTTCCCTCAACTACTATACATTTTATGTGAATAGCAATTGAGTTTTTTGTCGTGAAGAAGGGGATAAGGCTAACCTCCCCTTGTAGTGGGGATGTTAGCTAATTcctaacaaaaatatttatttgcttTTCTTCTattgcatatattttttttaccagtTCTGTAAATTCAGTCTATATGACCTTTACCTTGATTCTTGGAGAGACTTGTATATGATTTAACATTTATGCTCATTTGATTCTTGTTTACATAATTATGGGTCTTTTGATTGCTTGTGTTGTTCAGGTGTGATGGGAGTCTCAGCGAGGTTGTTAAGACTGAACCTAGTGAGGAGGGGGAATCAGCTAATCCTGTTATCCACCAGGGCATGAGAGGGCCCCAGCAGCCGTTATTGGTGTATTCTAGAAGAAAGGGTAATAGGGTCCACAATGAGTAGTTGGTTAGAGTGCCAAGGAGAGAGAAGATTACATTTAATCCATATGCACAATATAAGGAGCAGAGGAGGGTAAGAGTATCTTACCTTGGATT
Coding sequences within it:
- the LOC123898941 gene encoding uncharacterized protein LOC123898941 → MARCPAKKPNPPRRRGQEFAVVTPNQVFDADFSRKYNVSFKPVSYDNDPSESDRLKKCSALAIANYNMLKGTNYQVVNVEMATYDLVAGIVYHITFKARNAENENECSSFQATVFHDKYIREVMYIRKKGSRNWCDGSLSEVVKTEPSEEGESANPVIHQGMRGPQQPLLVYSRRKGNRVHNE